TCACAGGAGGTTGACGTCTTCGGCTACTCGCTGAACCTCTGGTTTCTCTATCCCCTCTTTGCCCTCCTCTTCGTCGTTGGCTCAGCTAATCTCGTCAACCTCTTAGCCGGCTTCAACGGCCTTGAGATAGGCACCTCAGCAATAGCTCTGGGCTTCTTAGCGGCGATAACTGAGGGACCGACCAGAATGGTAGCGCTGACCGGGCTGGGTGCAGCCCTCGGCTTCCTTTGGTGGAACAAATACCCGGCGAGAGTCTTTCCGGGAGACACGGGGACGCTGAGCATGGGGGCGCTGATAGGCCTCGTGGGGATAATCGGGAAGGTAGAGGTCTACGCGGCGATACTCCTGATACCCCACTTCCTCGACTTCACGATAAAGGCCATTGGAGTGCGCTTTGGGGTGAGAAAGCACGGAAGAACCACTGTTCTTCCTGACGGAACGCTCCAGGCTCCACCATATCCGAGCTTCTTGGGACTTATAATGAGAAAAGTACGTGTGAACGAGCCGAAGCTCGTC
The sequence above is drawn from the Thermococcus pacificus genome and encodes:
- a CDS encoding MraY family glycosyltransferase, which codes for MIAVAPLIGLTLTLILTPYLARMLKERGIIGKDIHKPEKPEVAEMGGLSILIGVSVALLPFAGQETARALAVFLLFGLVGIIDDLVALRQSHKVVLSLLVAVPVAFLDVSQEVDVFGYSLNLWFLYPLFALLFVVGSANLVNLLAGFNGLEIGTSAIALGFLAAITEGPTRMVALTGLGAALGFLWWNKYPARVFPGDTGTLSMGALIGLVGIIGKVEVYAAILLIPHFLDFTIKAIGVRFGVRKHGRTTVLPDGTLQAPPYPSFLGLIMRKVRVNEPKLVAIVWGVEFILGLLVLALRLSL